Proteins from a genomic interval of Zingiber officinale cultivar Zhangliang chromosome 1B, Zo_v1.1, whole genome shotgun sequence:
- the LOC122020413 gene encoding photosystem II core complex proteins psbY, chloroplastic-like has translation MAATIATMSLVKPQTMATASRIKPTIRSKPVSIPLPTITAPPTASIIAGAVFSSLSLSDAAFAAQRLADLAESSDNRGLALLLPIVPALAWVLYNILPPALNQLNRMRSDKGVVVGLGISAAAAGMMAAPLSASAGEVAMMADAAAGDNRGLLLLFVVAPAIAWVLYNILQPALNQLNRMRSE, from the coding sequence ATGGCCGCCACCATTGCCACCATGTCCCTTGTCAAGCCCCAAACCATGGCCACCGCCTCCCGCATCAAGCCTACCATCCGCAGCAAGCCCGTCTCCATCCCACTCCCCACCATAACCGCACCACCGACGGCTTCCATCATCGCCGGCGCCGTCTTCTCCTCCCTGAGCCTCTCCGACGCCGCCTTCGCCGCCCAACGGCTGGCCGATCTGGCGGAGAGCAGCGACAACCGGGGCCTCGCGCTGCTGCTCCCCATCGTGCCCGCCCTCGCCTGGGTGCTCTACAACATCCTACCGCCGGCGCTCAACCAGCTCAACCGGATGAGGAGCGATAAGGGGGTGGTCGTCGGGCTCGGTATCAGCGCTGCCGCCGCGGGGATGATGGCGGCGCCGCTCAGCGCCTCGGCGGGTGAGGTGGCGATGATGGCCGATGCGGCGGCCGGAGATAACAGAGGGCTGCTGCTGCTGTTTGTGGTGGCACCCGCGATTGCGTGGGTCTTGTATAACATCTTGCAGCCGGCGTTGAACCAGCTCAATCGGATGCGATCTGAGTAA
- the LOC121991504 gene encoding E3 ubiquitin-protein ligase RGLG2-like — MGIGSSRSRSSSDRSFPERSFSREQPYAWGQNSFPAHDVFSETQPAPPPPPSWEQSYNDNPAPPLHRTAAATRTRQLPQPSELQTSAKPRLDRRYSRISDQYNSLAEVTEALSQAGLESSNLIVGIDFTKSNEWTGKRSFRGRSLHHISDSPNPYEQAISIIGQTLSAFDEDNLIPCFGFGDSSTHDQDIFSFYPDERPCNGFSEALDRYKELVPKLKLAGPTSFAPIIEMAVTIVEESGGQYHVLLIIADGQVTRSVDTEFGQLSSQEQKTVEAIVKASDFPLSIILVGVGDGPWDMMKEFDDNIPERAFDNFQFVNFTEIMSKNMPEARKESLFALGALMEIPSQYKATLELGILGRRTAKSPERVPLPPPIGGYAASVGSNSFKSTSFKRTEPTYSSYETSTVSNATPSAPSSSYDNHLCPICLTNPKDMAFGCGHQTCCECGPSLETCPICRTQITTRIKLY, encoded by the exons ATGGGCATTGGGAGCTCGAGATCCCGGAGCAGCAGCGACAGATCGTTCCCGGAACGGAGCTTCTCGAGGGAGCAACCCTACGCTTGGGGGCAGAACAGCTTTCCGGCCCACGACGTATTTTCTGAGACTCAGCCAGCGCCGCCGCCACCGCCTTCATGGGAGCAGAGCTACAACGACAACCCGGCTCCTCCTTTGCACCGGACCGCCGCCGCTACCCGTACGCGACAGCTGCCGCAACCATCGGAGCTGCAGACTTCCGCGAAGCCGAGGCTGGATCGGAGGTATTCGAGGATAAGCGACCAATATAACTCACTTGCGGAG GTTACTGAAGCTCTTTCACAAGCAGGTCTTGAGTCATCAAATCTTATTGTCGGGATTGATTTCACAAAGAGCAATGAGTGGACTG GTAAACGGTCATTTAGAGGTCGCAGTTTGCATCATATTAGTGATTCTCCAAACCCATATGAGCAAGCAATCTCTATTATTGGACAAACCTTATCAGCATTCGATGAGGACAACTTGATCCCATGCTTTGGGTTTGGAGACT CATCAACTCATGACCAGGATATATTTAGTTTCTATCCTGACGAGAGACCATGTAATGGATTTTCGGAGGCTCTAGATCGTTATAAAGAACTTGTTCCAAAATTGAAATTAGCTG GTCCCACCTCATTTGCTCCAATTATTGAAATGGCAGTGACCATTGTGGAAGAGAGCGGAGGGCAGTACCATGTTCTATTGATAATTGCTGATGGACAG GTTACAAGGAGCGTGGACACTGAATTTGGACAATTGAGTTCCCAAGAACAAAAGACAGTTGAGGCTATTGTGAAAGCTAG TGATTTTCCTTTGTCAATAATTCTGGTTGGAGTTGGAGATGGCCCTTGGGACATGATGAAAGAATTTGATGATAACATTCCTGAACGAGCCTTTGACAATTTCCAG TTTGTAAATTTTACCGAGATAATGTCAAAGAACATGCCTGAAGCTAGAAAAGAGAGCCTATTTGCTCTTGGAGCACTGATGGAAATACCTTCACAATATAAAGCAACACTTGAACTCGGAATTTTAGG TCGTCGGACTGCAAAGTCACCAGAAAGGGTCCCTCTTCCTCCACCAATCGGAGGGTATGCAGCCTCTGTCGGATCAAACAGTTTTAAATCAACCAGTTTCAAGCGAACTGAACCTACATACTCGAGCTACGAGACGTCAACTGTTTCTAATGCAACTCCTTCTGCACCAAGTTCTTCTTACGATAATCAT CTTTGTCCAATTTGCCTTACAAATCCGAAAGATATGGCTTTTGGTTGTGGGCACCAG ACGTGCTGCGAGTGTGGTCCTAGTCTTGAGACGTGCCCGATCTGCCGGACTCAAATCACTACCCGAATAAAGCTCTACTGA